The window AACTTTACCTTTGATTCTGAAAGAAATCGAGAGAAATTGTATCTGCGAATAGATATTTTTAATAGTACAATTAAATTTTACTAATATTATAAGGATTATTCTTGGAAGAAATATGATCCCAGACATCCAAACATTTCCTTCATTCCCCTGACCTTGTTTGACTTTTCAGATCACTGCATAGCACGTAATAGTAAAAAATGAATCATATTGGATGTAGAAGACCGCCAAACTTTTTTCTCTCAGACCTTACGGAAAGTTTTTCGGGAAAGAACGTTGGCTAATTgacgaaaatatttaaaaacatgtattatttaaacatttattgTAGTATTTGAAAAAATGTGATCCTCGAAGAACGAGGTCTGCCTGATTTTACGTACAATTCAGTTCCAAAATCGCTGGACCAAAAATGGACGATTTCAGCGGCCACTCTTTTCGGCGACGAGGTCGTTGATCCACGTTGCGTTTGCCTTTGGTTGCAGAGTTGAATGAAAGTAACACGATATAATAGAAAGTACGCTGGCGACTGTCAATCGCTATCGTAGTAACGATTAAAATAACTAACAGTGTTTATTTCTTTAGCAATGGTTAACGCAAATTGCATGAAAGAATTCTGATGTTGGATTCAGAGAACGAATATATTGAAGTAATGACGCAGGCAACAAATCCGCTGGTATCGAGCACTTCGTATAGACAGTGGCAGTGAAAGGTTGTCAGACAAACGTTTCTACGTTCATCCGTTCCCATCTTGCGCTCCTTTCCCACACTGCGTGTACCAAATAGACACACATGCACGAATCAGAGAAATACGCGCGCGATTAAATGTACAATTTATAACAACAGATATCGAATAAGACCAACAAACAATTTATTTCTTTTCAATAATTGAACCAATTTGTTACTTTAATAGTAGATGGtaattgaattttaatattcttactcaacatcgtataaaatattatttatgttaaAATTCTATGCGTTCAGTTTTGTTTCTTACTgtatgtttatacagggtgttcgaccacccctgggaaaaattttaataggggattttagaggccaaaataagacgaaaatcaagaataccaatttgttgatggaggcttcgttaaaaagttattaatgtttaaagttccgcccgtactgaatttttttctcgaaagtgggttggatttcgggggtatgtgtaatgaccaaaaatgtttgtaatcgacccctacagcgagaaatattttttttagaatgatttgaaaaatttttttttcgtcgaaaaatttaggcacctacccctgtcgacttttcttaaaaattcgtttttgatttttagtaatttcgtttgacgtcctacagaaaagttgtctaatacttttttgtaggtatccatgagctctacttcagaaaaaaatttcaatgagatacgttcactattgtaggagttatggccgtttgaagatTGGGCCACTTTTAAGGGGTTTTTCGTATTTTACGGGgtgaaagaacaactttttcattattgttataatttttacatattctacaccaaaatacgcggcgtttggctttttaaacattaaaatcgtccaatctattcaggagttatgacattttaaagattcgaatgaaatttcctgggtacatttctggccatacattatattttcgtttaggaatttttttctcgaaagtgcgtaggatttcgatggtaggtctgttcaccaaaagtgattgtaatcgacccctgcaactaaaaataatttttttaaaacgatttgaaattcttcaaTTTCTGCGAAAAAGtctaccttcctgaattttttttctggtaagtgcgtaggaattcgagggtatgtctgttgaccaaaaatacttgcaattgacccctgcaactaaaaataatttttccaagacgattcgaaagtctttttttttcacccaaaactttcagcacctaatcgaatttttttctcgaatgtgagtaggatttcggaagtacgtgtatccaccaaaaatgattgtaattgacccccgcaatcgaaaataatttttccaaaacgatttgaaatttttgaatttaattgtcaataactttttaacgaagcctcagtcaagaaattgatattgttgattttcgtcttattttggcctctagaatgcctcgttgaaatttttccctggggtggccgaacaccctgtataatatttcaTAGTTTTATTCGTTGTGGATCCCCCTGTTTCAATATAGAGAAATTCTTTTCAGTTTACGCGGTTCTATTGAATTGTTTCTGATGCCAATAATTTTGTGACTCACTGTAGGTAAACTCGCGCGAACACCGTTATGTCGGAGTCCGCGGATCCCGTGGAGAAGGGCAACACGGTATACGTTAGTCTCTCCCGAGGTCCCCTTCTTCTTTCTCGTTCATTACGATTTTTCATTGCTACGGTACGGCCGCACGAACTTCTCCGTCAGTTACCGAATGTCGAGGCGTGTTCCATTCGTTTCAGTATCTTCGCGAAACTGAACGCGCGTGGTGGTCTTGCGACGAGTTCTATCCTATATGGATATAAACGGGTAAGATAGCAAACGCCATATTTTAACGATCGAGACGGTGACTCGTTTCGTCGGACGAAACAAGGCAGAACGCGGGTAAATGAGAAACGAAAAAAGGGGGACAAGTGCGTGAGCGCGAACGCGCGCGCTGTTCACCGGGTCGCCATCGAGGAATCGTTTTCTTTTAACTTAAACGGACCTCGGGACGCAGGAAAGGGAACGTGGCGCGATGAAGACAAGTTCTTAGCGGTCCAGTAGCTGGACGTTCGATCGCCGAGGAAAATAATTCAGATGGTGATGCGGACCGGGGCCGAACGATAATAAAACAGTGTCGCGCGGACCAGCGAACATGATAGCAGTGTAAGTCGCCGTGTTATGCAGTGTCTAATATGGGTGTTTGCTCGTTATTATACCGTTCGAGTGTTTAGTTAGCAACGGGCACGCTGGGTCCATCGAGGAAACGCGTAAAACGATACGTCTGGCCGTCGTTGTGCGGTTTCTGCGAAAATATTCCAACGAATTCAAGGCTGATCGTCCAAGTATCGTCCACTTACTTTCTAACTCGGGACGAATCTACGGTTCGAACCGCTCGATAATCGCACGGACGCGGATTGTTAATTACTATGCACAGAACGTTGGCCTGCTGGTTTGCCAAGACGCCGCGCGAGAGACAAGATTAAGATAAACATATTGTTTCTGGAGGAAGCTCGTGGGAACGGTTGCGAGGCGGTAAACCTGGCCGGTCTGCATAATTATCAAAGAATACAATGCATAATTGCAGAGGGGGGAGAGCCTCCAAAGGAGTTAAGGGGTTGTCGAGCTTCATTTTAAATCGTACTAGGGAAAGAGCCATTGTAATCGTTTGAAATTCTAAattcaacattttttaaattaaaggcgCTTTTAAAACGTTTACAATAAACGAACCTTAACGCTTGTACATTTCTGAATAACTTCAAGTAACAAGAACCCCGTTGAACCGTTGAATACTTTTATTTGTTGCGttataaattgaaaaaatatcgaGGATATTTCTAGACTGGGAAAACCGGTGTGGCTGGTCAACGTGTCAATAATTACGGAAGTTACAATTCAATTACGTAAATGCATAGCTTTTTTTTTATGGTGAACATAATTCAGACTGATGGGAAATACGAAGAATAATTTGTTAACAGAATTATAATCCAGAAAGATATATTTCCCGAGCGTTGGAAGCAGAATGTACGGCCATTAACCATTCTGATTTTTCTTAATAAACGAGACTGGTTTTACTTCCTCTGCAACGAAGCACGTATAGAAAACATGATCCAGTGTATAAAACGTGCATTATGGGTTCGTAAAAGTTCCAGAGGAGCACGAAGAAAGGAGAACATAAAATCTACTATcgatatttaacaattttaaaagTATTCGAAAGATTCGTTTGAACAGAGATAATGGGGCCATTCGAAAGATAACTCGATCGTATTTATTACGAATGATCTATTTTCGTTTTTAGTAAAATCGCAAACTAATGAAACTGATCGGTTCAGGATTAAGTAATGTGTCGAGTGGGAAGCCTGAACAGTTAAAATTCAATTCCAGTCTGCCGTGCAACGGTTTCTTGGTGGATTCGCGTTACGCGCCTCGTTGGTCAAATTCGAGCGTCGAGCGTACTCGAGCTCCGGGCTCGAAGCGAAAATTAACGCGGGAATGCTTCGCTCTGCCGAGAAATCCCGTTCGCTCGGAGAAAAAGAAGGGAACGTGGTCGTTTAGGTATTCGCGACAAACAGGTTTCACTGTGCGTATCTGTACAGCGGACGAAATCACCGTTACACGTAAGGTATCCGCGTTTCAAGACGCGGACGAGTCCGCGGCCGAACACGCCTTTACGCGCCGCGACGCGCACCGCAACGCGGAAGAAAATTGAAAGCGCGTAGCACGTACTTTTCGATGTCGAAAGCGTCTTTAATTAGGATAAGCCAGGGTTTCTCAAACCATGGTCGCCAATGAGGATCGAACGCGACTATTAACACGCGATTACTGCTTCGTCATCTGTACTTAAAGTAGCAGATTCAAATCGTCTgcctgtataaatataaaatgacgTAAAATTACAGGCCAGGGACAACCAGtcacagatttaaaaatgacaTGACAACGCGTTGAAGAGATGTACCAGAGGAATCAGCGTTTCTGGGCTTGGTTATCGAGAAAGTTGAACTTAAACATCGACCCGGTGTACTCAAATTTCCGCCACCTTGAAATTTTCTTCTCTTTTAAACACACGCAGCGTTCAATAAAGAATTATTGTTTCTATGGTTAACATTGTTTCGTTTCCAGGTGGTGGGTGTCGTTGGTACTTTTGCTGTCGAACGTCCTACCGTCGAAGCAAGCGGAATGGGTGCCCTGCGTCGAGCTGAAGCGGAATCTGCAGGTCCCCTGCAAGTGTTCCGTTTCCGCGGAGTACACAGGTCGCGCGATCGAGATGAATTGCGACAGAGTGGTCTTCACGCGGGACACGATGGAGAGTTTGCGCGGACAACCGATCGTTTCCGTTAGCCAAAGACACAGCGGGTACCAGACTCTGCCAGAGGACCTGCTGGACTCCGGGTTGAGCCTGAGGAAGCTCGATCTGTCGGGCAACTCGATCTACAAGCTGATGAATCGTCTGCTCGAGGCACAGCCCAGATTGGAGGAGCTGAAACTCGCTGACAATCTCCTGGGCGACAGTCTGAACCCGATATTCTCGAGCAACGAGTTTCACGGTATGAGGGAGCTGAAGCTCCTCGATCTGAGCAGAAACGGCCTGAGGAGCATCGAGGAAGGCATCTTCAAGGGTTGCGAGAACCTCGAGCAACTTTACTTGGATGGGAACGATCTAACGGCGGTGCCAACAGCATCGCTGAAAGGTCCCAAGTCCATCAGGGTGCTCTCGCTGTCTGGCAACAATATTGGTGAGTAATGGTCGAGTTACTGATGAATTATACTTTTTATTAAGGTCTTGAGAGTCTTGGAAAACATTCTATTTACCTTTTTCCGCAGTATCGTTGCCGCGAGCTGCCTTTTCGATGGTCGGCGAGTCGTTGCTGCGATTGGATCTCAGCGAGAACGAACTGTCCCACATGGAAGATGGTGCACTTTCTGGGCTCGAGCAGTTGCTGCTGCTGAATCTATCCCGCAACGATCTTGGTCGTTTCAACAGCGATGCTTTCAAAGGTGCAAACGACTGGTGGTCAAAATTATAAAATGCGTTTTTAATCGCTAAATCTGAATTTCATACAGGTGCAATGTCTAAAGCATCTCAGGAACGCGACCTGGATCTCGGTAGTGTTCGCACGTTACCGAGTTCCACTTTCATAGAGACGCGCGTGAAAAGCGAGTCACCCGTTGTCCATTTTCTCAGCAGCCTTACGAGGAACAACGGGCGAGTCGCAATCGTTGTTCTCACGAGTCGGTTAGTTGCGTAcgcggctcctactttcgcgcaaCTATATTCAAAAGTTGCGCTAACTTCTTTTATCGTTACGCTCCATCGCTCACCGCGGCCATTAACTCTTTACGTTGGCATTTAACTAGCGAACGCGTAATCCGCGTACATTCACGTCCATAAGCCACCGGACACTTAACGAACGTGGAATAAAAACGAACTAATACTTATTCGTTATATTAAACAAGTTTCATAATAGTACCAGACGTGCAGGCGACTCGCCTATCAGCTTGGTCATATGTCAAATACTGGTCAAAGCATAATAATGTCTGGGAGATGTTGAGGAAGAGAAAGGTGGAGTCAACCAGTACGCACAACTAACGctaaatatgttattttcaggtGCTTACAATTTGCTGCAATTAGATCTGTCGGCAAACTTTCTCCAAGAGTTTCCCAGTGACGCTCTGAGGCTCTTAACGGATTTGAAGTTTCTCAACATTTCCAACAATTTGATTACCGTAAGTAGCAGAATCGGTGTCCATACAGAGCGTTTAACGACCAAAGATAACCAGTGCGTTTtatgaataaaaataagaaGCACATTGTTAACGCAAAGTTGTGGATACTTGGCAGCATAGCAaagatatataaaaatattcctgCAGTTCGTCACAGTTCCTAGAATCATTATCCTTTCCAGGACATAGACCAGGCGCATCTGTCAGGTTTGAAAGAGCTGCAGGTGCTGGACCTCAGTCGCAACAACATCGGTCGTCTCGGCGTCAACACGTTCTCCAGCCTGTCCGCCCTGACTAGGCTCGATTTGAGTTTGAATGCTCTACGCACGGTACGTGACGACGTCTAAACGCTTAAAAATTGTCGATCCCGTTACAATTATATTGATTTTATAGATCGAGGAATCGTCGTTCGAAGGTTTGACCAAATTAAAGTGGCTCTCCCTGCAAGATAACAACATTCTCCTGGTGCCAGCAACGGCTCTGACCAGACTACCGTCCCTGACCCATCTCCACGTGGAGTTTAACCGTATAGCCGCGCTATCCACCGAACTGATAAAAGCAACAGCCCCGAGGTTGGTCACTCTGGCGCTGACGCGAAATTTGGTGCGAGAGATACCGCCTGGATCGTTCCACGAATTCGAGAATCTGATCAGCATCGAGCTATCGGGCAACATGCTATCGACCATCACCCCGAGCACGTTCGCCGGATTGGAGGACACGCTGGTCAACTTGGACGTCTCCCGCAACAGGCTGACGTCGATCGGCGAGCTTCCTTTGCGCAACCTGGCCTCCCTCGACCTGGCGGGCAACCAGCTGACGCGAGTACCGCCAGAAACCTTCGACCGTCTGCAACGATTGCGATATTTGAATCTGAGCTCGAACCCCTTGTACGGCGGCTTCCCGCCCGTGTTTCCGTCCTCTATCGTCGACCTGGACGTGTCGCGTACCGATCTAAGGATACTGCCGACGATCCTGCTGGCGAACCTCGAGTCCCTCGAGAGGATATCGATCGCTGGGAATAGACTGGAAAGGATCGAAGAAGGGACGTTTCGGGGCCTTCGCAATCTGACCAGCATCGACTTGTCGAAGAAtcggttggagagcatcgagaacGGAGCGTTTGCGAGTTTAACGAATCTATACAAGCTGAATCTGCGAGGGAACAAGTTGACTTCGTTCGCCGGGGAGCACTTCGACACGGGCACCGGCTTGGAGGTCCTCGACTTGTCGAGCAACCGCATCGATCGTTTGTCTCCGACCGCTTTCGCGATTCATCCGAGGCTGAGGGAGCTCGATCTCTCCGACAATCGGTTCCTTCACTTCCCCGGCGACTATGCGCGATCCCTGCAGTTCTTGGAACGGTTGGACTTGTCCCGCAACGCGCTGAAACGCGTCGGGGAGTTTGGGTTCTCGCGGATCGCGCGACTCCGCGTCCTGAATCTCGCTGGGAACGAGATCGAATCGGTGGACGAGCTCGCGTTCCACAATTCCACGCAGCTGCAGCTGCTGGATCTGTCCGACAACGACGTCGAGTCGCTGAGCGAAAGGACGATGGAGGGGTTGCTGCGTCTCGAGCATCTCGATCTTCGCGACAACAGGTTTGTTTATTTATCTCGATTAAAAACGATTTTCTGTTGTAATACTTCTTTCACACGATTCGTTTCTCGACAGGTTGACTTCACTGCCGGAAACGATTTTCGACCCGAGCAGAGTCCGCTCGGTGGAGAGCGTGGATCTGTCCGGGAATCGGTTCGACGAGATCCCGATCAGAACCCTGCAGAGACAGTCCGCGTCCCTGTCGCGTTTAAACTTGGCGCGCAATCGGTTGGTCGAAGTTTTCACCCAGGATATCGCCAACAACGTGAAGGATCTGGACCTCTCTGACAATCCTCTGAGCGAGAACGCTATAAAGGGAATACTCGGCGAGGCGAAGATCCTGCGGTCGTTGAACCTCGCCAATACCGGGACGAACGCTCTCACCAGGCTGGAGACACCGTTCCTGAAGCGATTGAATCTCTCTAGAAATAGCATAGTCGACGTAGAACCTAATGCTCTCGAACGTACAACGATGCTGGAGAGCTTGGACGTCTCCAGGAATCGGTTGACCGATCTGACGAGCGTGATCGTAGCGTTGAAGGGTTTGCCAGTCCTTCGTTGGCTGGACGTGTCAGGGAACGATGCCAGTATCATCAACGAGACCACCTTCGAAGGACTGACTGCTCTACGATCCCTGAAGATGTCCGATTTACCGCACTGCGCGCGTATCGAGAGAACAGCCTTCAGACCGTTGGCCAATCTGCGTTCGTTGTCCGCGTACAATTACCCAAAACTGGGCTACTTCGACGTTCAAGGGATCCTCAAAGGGATGAGTCGTTTAGAGTCGTTGGACGTCGAGATCAAGGACTCGTCGGTCAGCAACGAGCAGCTCTCGATACGCGCTCATCCGCGGCTGCGGGAACTGATCCTGCGCGGCGAGAGGCTGAGGAACATTCTGTCCAGCTCGTTGGTCGGCGTTCGTGGTCGCAAATTGATCATCGGACTCAAGAACACGTCCGTGGACGCGATACCGGCCGCCCTCTTCTTCCCGGTTCCCCGATCCACCGAGCTGGAGCTGGACATTTCCGGTAGCAAGTTCGCCACACTGTCCTCTCAGTTTCTCGCCGCGCTCGAGGAACGCGGCGGTACCGTGAAGATCAAGGGCCTCGAGGAGAACCCGATCAACTGCAGTTGCGACGCCAGACCACTGTGGAAGTGGCTGCGAACAACGATGACGATCGGCGGTGGCAACTCGTCGAACCGAGTGTTCTGCGTTGCTCCCCCGCATCTGGCAGGCTCTGTTTTGACCGGTATCGAGGAGGACAAGCTGTCGTGCGAGTTCACAGCCGCCACTCCGGGTTCCAAGCACAGGACTACGATGCTCACCGACACCACCGCCGCCTCGAAGAAGTCGACCGCCGCTGTTTTAGAGCCGGAGATCATCTGGACGGTGGCGCCTGCCGTTCAGAATGATCCGAAACGAAACAAAcattataacaataataataaccaCGAGCACGCGGTGGACACGTCGGTGGGGACTGCCTCGGGCACCGACGACACGTTGATCATCGGTATCGTCGGCGGAGTGGTAGCGCTCACAGCCATAATCGTGATCGTTATTTGCATCTGTAGATTGAGATGGTCCAGTCGAGCGGAGGAAGCGCGAATGGCCGCGGTTGCATCCAGCATCCGCGAGGCCTCGATGATACGGCCAGCGAGCGCCTATTCTGGAAAGATCAATCACGATCTCTACGTGGGGTCTTACAACGGATCGACGCTGGATCGCGGGAACGGCGCGGTTGCACCTTCGATCCCAACCCCGCCAGTTCAGATAATGCCTTTCGTGCAACCGATGCATCTTATGCACACGCTCTTGACCCCCACACCGATGCACCAACCCCAATCGCAGCAGCAATCGCAACTGCAGTCGCAACAGTTTTACGGTTACTGCGATGGCTCGTCGTTACCCGTCTACGTCGCCTGCTCCACGGATACGAAATGCGACAGATAACTGACCCGCGTCCGTCCACGCCGTGTACATACACACACATACCTCATAGTTTATTGTTAACGCGTTCTGTCACCATAGGACAACGTGGTGTACATACGTACTTCATTTAGAAATTTTCTGTCACAGCGAACGCTTTCAAAGCGTCGCGATTTGTTTCTATATCAAAGTGTTCTACAGTTAATCCACTTTCTGTAACTACTGGCACCCAGTAGTAGGCGTTAAGATATCGAAGATAGTGGTAGCCGATTTTGGGGGCAGACGGCTCATCGATTTCGAGATCTGTTTCTACGCTCGAATGGTAAAACATAAGCGACAATGTATTGCTACCCAAAACTTGGTGCTCGATCGCTTAATTATATTATGTTCGTACACTTCTATACgtgcatacatatatgtatacaccTCATACCCTAAGCTATCATCCtgtaaaaatatacatttttatgTACCGATCTTTTAATCTTGTTTTTCCTATACCTACCTTTCTTGCTTAATGTACTTCatggaaatttatttatgtagtAGAGCTATAAATGCCtatgaaaaagtattaaacaacatttttgtagaacgtgttacaaatttattgaaaatggaAGTGGTAAAACTCtctgttgcactttcgtttgtttcttctttgaccaacgatcgttggccacagaagatctttattaatggagggtggttgagaatcggtttaattaataatcgtaatacTCTTAgccgggtaatgcaattattaattaaaaactaaataatattagcaaattggctgcgatccgccttgattcactagattagttttgattctcattgattcatcaaagtttttagagtattgtcacagacgaggtatacgagtagatctttcacccaatgtattttttcggctcatttttattccattttcgtgtcattcacaacgttaccaacagattcagaaatgaattttaatcccttccatagtcaactcacatgtatttacgcaaacactacagctgtttgcctatcaatactaattcagtgaatagtttttcaATTGACCgctatccatgagaagaggccgctaaaatcacctccgaattttcaggtcggtatggcagtcagattcggctgtgaaagtccataaggtgaaaagtctactcgtatacctcgtctgtgctccCTCTTCGATATTTCATATTACAATTCCCGCCATTCCATTGCGCTGCAATCTCATTCTTTCCTCTATTGGTAACGTCGCGTGTGATACGAAAATGGTAAGGGGGCTACGTAGCCCCGCCCTCGAAGGTATATTACACGAAAATGTATTAAACGATAGGTTTATAGTGCGTTCAAATTTCGTGTGAATCGATAAGTATTAATCGTGATTTAAATACGCTTCTTTATCGAGTCTAGCATTGAAAATCCCTGAAACTCCATACGAACCACGTGTGTTTACACGGAACTGTTGCAAATGCGACGATATCGCGCACCTGAGGCTCCGTTAGCGAACGGAGGCGACAATTCGTTCGCGTAACATTCTGTTTCTCGGGGAACGACGGTGGAATTAAGCGCAGATATTTCGTCGAAGCGAACACGCGCTTCTAAGTATAGTTT of the Colletes latitarsis isolate SP2378_abdomen chromosome 9, iyColLati1, whole genome shotgun sequence genome contains:
- the LOC143345548 gene encoding uncharacterized protein LOC143345548 — encoded protein: MIAVWWVSLVLLLSNVLPSKQAEWVPCVELKRNLQVPCKCSVSAEYTGRAIEMNCDRVVFTRDTMESLRGQPIVSVSQRHSGYQTLPEDLLDSGLSLRKLDLSGNSIYKLMNRLLEAQPRLEELKLADNLLGDSLNPIFSSNEFHGMRELKLLDLSRNGLRSIEEGIFKGCENLEQLYLDGNDLTAVPTASLKGPKSIRVLSLSGNNIVSLPRAAFSMVGESLLRLDLSENELSHMEDGALSGLEQLLLLNLSRNDLGRFNSDAFKGAYNLLQLDLSANFLQEFPSDALRLLTDLKFLNISNNLITDIDQAHLSGLKELQVLDLSRNNIGRLGVNTFSSLSALTRLDLSLNALRTIEESSFEGLTKLKWLSLQDNNILLVPATALTRLPSLTHLHVEFNRIAALSTELIKATAPRLVTLALTRNLVREIPPGSFHEFENLISIELSGNMLSTITPSTFAGLEDTLVNLDVSRNRLTSIGELPLRNLASLDLAGNQLTRVPPETFDRLQRLRYLNLSSNPLYGGFPPVFPSSIVDLDVSRTDLRILPTILLANLESLERISIAGNRLERIEEGTFRGLRNLTSIDLSKNRLESIENGAFASLTNLYKLNLRGNKLTSFAGEHFDTGTGLEVLDLSSNRIDRLSPTAFAIHPRLRELDLSDNRFLHFPGDYARSLQFLERLDLSRNALKRVGEFGFSRIARLRVLNLAGNEIESVDELAFHNSTQLQLLDLSDNDVESLSERTMEGLLRLEHLDLRDNRLTSLPETIFDPSRVRSVESVDLSGNRFDEIPIRTLQRQSASLSRLNLARNRLVEVFTQDIANNVKDLDLSDNPLSENAIKGILGEAKILRSLNLANTGTNALTRLETPFLKRLNLSRNSIVDVEPNALERTTMLESLDVSRNRLTDLTSVIVALKGLPVLRWLDVSGNDASIINETTFEGLTALRSLKMSDLPHCARIERTAFRPLANLRSLSAYNYPKLGYFDVQGILKGMSRLESLDVEIKDSSVSNEQLSIRAHPRLRELILRGERLRNILSSSLVGVRGRKLIIGLKNTSVDAIPAALFFPVPRSTELELDISGSKFATLSSQFLAALEERGGTVKIKGLEENPINCSCDARPLWKWLRTTMTIGGGNSSNRVFCVAPPHLAGSVLTGIEEDKLSCEFTAATPGSKHRTTMLTDTTAASKKSTAAVLEPEIIWTVAPAVQNDPKRNKHYNNNNNHEHAVDTSVGTASGTDDTLIIGIVGGVVALTAIIVIVICICRLRWSSRAEEARMAAVASSIREASMIRPASAYSGKINHDLYVGSYNGSTLDRGNGAVAPSIPTPPVQIMPFVQPMHLMHTLLTPTPMHQPQSQQQSQLQSQQFYGYCDGSSLPVYVACSTDTKCDR